Proteins encoded in a region of the Candidatus Cloacimonadota bacterium genome:
- a CDS encoding DUF512 domain-containing protein: MPVKIQAIQPDSIAEELGILPEDTLVSINGHEIQDELDYLFYQADEKISLVVTDQEKTVTHIFGKDIDKDIGLILYPIKVRKCSCNCIFCFVDQIHPDARTSLKIKDDDYRLSFFHGNFITLSNLTNKDYKRIIEQHLSPLYISVHSTNDELRQKIMRYKNKISILKKLKLFAENGITMHTQIVLIPGWNDGEKLKRSVHDLALLYPEVQSIGIVPVGLTKFRQNLTSLLKVTPLQAKEIIENTNLWREDFLESCGSGIVTLADEFYLLAGESIPETDYYEGFPQIENGIGMVRDFLNTWESYSAELLEKYESKKVLFVTGIAFYPILNELIDRLNSNNNQQWKVLRVENQFLGNEITVAGLLAGCDVRSALKKEHYDVVLLPDEMFNVDGITLDGLTKQHILSV; this comes from the coding sequence ATGCCGGTAAAAATACAAGCAATCCAACCTGATTCAATAGCTGAAGAGTTGGGAATCTTACCAGAAGATACACTCGTTTCTATTAATGGTCATGAAATCCAGGATGAACTGGACTACTTATTTTATCAGGCAGATGAGAAAATATCTCTGGTTGTTACAGATCAGGAGAAGACAGTTACGCATATTTTCGGGAAAGATATCGACAAAGATATTGGGTTGATCCTGTATCCAATAAAGGTAAGAAAGTGTTCATGCAACTGCATTTTTTGTTTTGTTGATCAGATTCATCCTGATGCTCGAACTTCTCTCAAAATAAAAGATGACGATTACCGACTTTCTTTTTTTCACGGGAATTTTATAACACTCTCAAACCTCACTAATAAAGATTATAAACGTATCATTGAACAGCATCTTTCACCTCTCTATATATCGGTTCATTCAACAAACGATGAACTGCGGCAAAAGATCATGAGGTATAAGAACAAGATTTCTATCCTGAAAAAACTCAAGTTATTTGCAGAGAATGGGATCACGATGCATACACAGATCGTACTGATCCCTGGTTGGAATGACGGAGAAAAACTCAAGAGATCCGTGCATGACTTAGCGCTACTGTATCCTGAAGTTCAATCGATTGGGATCGTGCCTGTGGGTTTAACAAAATTCAGGCAAAATCTTACCTCTCTATTAAAGGTTACTCCTTTGCAAGCAAAAGAAATTATAGAGAATACGAATCTTTGGAGGGAGGATTTTTTAGAAAGCTGTGGTTCAGGAATTGTAACCCTTGCAGATGAATTTTATCTTCTTGCAGGGGAATCCATACCTGAAACAGACTATTATGAAGGTTTTCCGCAAATCGAGAACGGCATTGGCATGGTGAGGGATTTCCTGAATACATGGGAATCTTATTCAGCTGAGTTACTGGAAAAATATGAGAGTAAGAAGGTTCTCTTTGTTACAGGTATTGCATTTTATCCGATATTGAATGAATTGATCGATCGACTGAACTCAAATAACAACCAGCAATGGAAAGTGCTTCGAGTAGAAAATCAATTTCTTGGAAATGAAATAACAGTTGCGGGACTCCTTGCAGGATGTGATGTGAGATCAGCCCTCAAAAAAGAGCATTATGATGTAGTACTCCTTCCGGATGAGATGTTCAATGTGGACGGGATTACCTTAGATGGTCTTACAAAACAACACATATTGTCAGTCTGA
- a CDS encoding SOS response-associated peptidase — MCGRFARINTAKEIKQAFNLDQIEIELQPSYNIAPTQDVAVIIENGQSKLTAMRWGLIPYWAKDEKIGFKLINARSETVDEKPSFKYSFQKRRCLVVANGFYEWQQRGAKKYPYFIHLKDNKPICFAGIYDKWNSPDGNRITTCSIITTDAAKEIKSIHPRMPVILSEKEFSMWFKNSDMKQLKQMLVPYSSEQIEFHEVSQEVNSPINNNARLIETL; from the coding sequence ATGTGTGGACGATTTGCCCGAATAAATACAGCGAAAGAGATAAAGCAAGCATTCAATCTTGATCAGATCGAGATCGAACTGCAACCAAGTTACAATATTGCTCCAACTCAGGATGTAGCAGTTATCATCGAGAATGGGCAGTCAAAACTCACTGCTATGCGCTGGGGTTTGATTCCCTATTGGGCAAAAGATGAAAAGATTGGCTTTAAACTCATCAATGCACGAAGTGAAACAGTGGATGAAAAACCGAGTTTTAAATACTCATTTCAGAAAAGGCGATGCCTGGTCGTTGCCAATGGATTTTATGAATGGCAGCAGAGAGGTGCAAAGAAATATCCATACTTCATTCACTTGAAGGATAATAAACCAATCTGCTTTGCCGGTATCTATGACAAATGGAACTCACCGGATGGAAATAGGATTACCACTTGTAGTATTATCACAACCGATGCAGCAAAAGAGATCAAATCGATACATCCCCGAATGCCGGTGATTCTGTCTGAAAAGGAATTTTCAATGTGGTTTAAGAACAGTGATATGAAGCAATTGAAGCAAATGCTTGTTCCCTATTCGTCTGAACAGATTGAATTTCATGAAGTTTCGCAAGAGGTGAATTCACCAATTAACAATAATGCTAGATTGATAGAAACTCTGTAG
- a CDS encoding M20/M25/M40 family metallo-hydrolase: MSRLVDYFISLVTIDSESKDEKKVSEKIADDLVEMGAEVIFDKAHHATQGNVGNLIGNFKGKVNKLPLLLCAHTDTVKPGVGVKPVIKEGLIRSDGSTILGSDDKAGVAQIIEAIRRLDDEGFEYAPIQVLFTISEEIGLLGAKNLDYSLIDANVGFALDWHGVGAIVTHAPSLNVFEIVITGKEAHAGGSPEKGINAIQVAGEAIGKLKLGRIDFETTANIGNIKGGLAHNIVPKQCFVSGEVRSHDEAKLEKITQEIIDTFKEVASKYELTLDSEVIKAQSHAHVLKDFAALKISEEEEIVKIAERAARNIGIEPSIVTGGGGSDANVFFEHGLVVPIIGTGMNDVHSTHENIKIQDLEDVTRWVMEIIKEYSRQ, translated from the coding sequence GTGAGTAGATTAGTAGATTATTTCATTTCTTTGGTCACAATAGATAGTGAGTCAAAGGATGAAAAGAAGGTCTCTGAGAAGATTGCTGATGATCTTGTTGAGATGGGAGCAGAGGTTATTTTTGATAAGGCGCATCATGCAACACAGGGAAATGTGGGAAATCTGATTGGTAATTTTAAAGGTAAAGTAAATAAACTTCCGCTTCTTTTATGTGCCCACACCGATACTGTAAAACCAGGTGTTGGTGTTAAACCGGTAATCAAAGAAGGTCTTATTCGATCTGACGGCTCAACCATTCTTGGTAGCGATGATAAAGCCGGAGTAGCACAAATTATCGAAGCTATCAGACGTCTTGATGATGAGGGATTTGAATACGCACCGATACAGGTTCTATTCACAATTTCGGAGGAGATCGGATTACTCGGTGCAAAGAATCTTGACTATTCGCTGATCGACGCTAACGTCGGTTTTGCGCTTGACTGGCATGGAGTTGGAGCAATTGTCACTCATGCTCCATCATTGAATGTTTTTGAGATTGTAATAACAGGCAAGGAAGCTCATGCTGGTGGTTCTCCCGAAAAGGGAATCAATGCAATCCAGGTTGCCGGAGAAGCAATTGGGAAACTCAAGCTTGGAAGGATCGATTTTGAAACCACAGCGAATATTGGTAACATAAAGGGTGGACTGGCTCATAACATTGTTCCAAAACAGTGTTTTGTCAGCGGAGAAGTCCGCAGTCATGACGAAGCTAAATTAGAAAAAATCACACAAGAAATTATTGATACATTCAAAGAAGTTGCATCCAAGTATGAATTAACACTTGATAGTGAAGTGATTAAAGCACAGTCACATGCTCACGTTCTCAAAGATTTTGCAGCGCTGAAAATTTCTGAAGAAGAAGAAATTGTGAAAATCGCAGAAAGAGCTGCACGAAATATCGGCATCGAACCTTCTATCGTAACTGGCGGTGGCGGTAGTGATGCGAATGTATTTTTCGAACATGGTTTGGTCGTTCCTATCATTGGTACAGGTATGAATGATGTCCATTCTACGCATGAGAATATTAAAATTCAGGATCTCGAAGATGTTACCCGCTGGGTCATGGAGATCATCAAAGAATATAGCAGACAATAA
- a CDS encoding alanine--glyoxylate aminotransferase family protein, whose protein sequence is MKKYLLAPGPTPVPEAILQTMAEPMVHHRTPAFKEKVGKAIEGLKYVFQTKNDVLIFTASGTGAMEGAVSNVLNPGDKAIIIRGGKFGERWGQIAEKFHAIPLYIDIEWGTAVDPAIVEKLLKENPDVKAVYTQLTETSTCSLQPVQKLGEIVSKTNALLVIDAISGLGGQEFYMDDWKVDICVAGSQKGLMLPPGHAYAAVSEKAWKMIDDCKQSNYYFDWKKYRKKLATNTDPYTGSVLHINGLIVALDMIKERGLENMFYQYQVLAKAVRAAIKALGLELYAHPSCDVATAIKVPESLDGQALVKNLRDKYGFTIAGGQEPIKGKIFRIAHMGYIEIFDIIAVISALEIALNELGWKFTWGAGLTAAQEVLATEYKF, encoded by the coding sequence ATGAAAAAATATTTGTTGGCACCCGGACCTACACCGGTCCCTGAAGCCATTCTTCAGACAATGGCTGAACCAATGGTTCACCACAGGACTCCTGCATTCAAGGAAAAAGTAGGAAAAGCAATCGAAGGATTGAAATACGTTTTTCAAACAAAAAATGATGTATTGATCTTCACTGCAAGTGGAACTGGCGCAATGGAAGGGGCAGTCTCAAACGTGCTCAATCCCGGAGATAAAGCGATAATAATTCGTGGTGGGAAATTCGGTGAGCGCTGGGGACAGATCGCAGAGAAATTCCATGCAATTCCCTTATACATCGATATCGAGTGGGGAACTGCTGTGGATCCTGCAATTGTGGAAAAACTCCTAAAAGAAAATCCTGATGTAAAAGCCGTTTACACACAACTGACCGAAACATCAACATGCAGTCTCCAGCCCGTTCAAAAACTCGGTGAGATCGTAAGTAAAACAAATGCACTCCTTGTTATCGATGCAATTTCAGGACTCGGTGGACAGGAATTCTATATGGATGACTGGAAGGTCGACATCTGCGTTGCTGGTTCTCAAAAAGGCCTGATGCTTCCTCCGGGACATGCCTATGCAGCCGTCAGTGAAAAAGCATGGAAAATGATCGATGATTGTAAGCAATCAAATTACTATTTCGATTGGAAGAAATATCGAAAAAAATTAGCAACCAATACAGATCCCTATACCGGTTCTGTTCTGCATATTAATGGACTCATCGTTGCACTCGATATGATTAAAGAACGCGGTCTTGAAAACATGTTCTATCAGTATCAGGTTCTTGCAAAAGCTGTTCGTGCAGCAATCAAAGCACTTGGTCTTGAACTGTATGCGCATCCTTCATGTGATGTTGCAACAGCGATCAAAGTGCCAGAATCCCTCGATGGACAAGCTCTTGTAAAAAATCTCAGGGACAAATATGGATTTACTATAGCTGGCGGACAGGAACCGATCAAAGGTAAGATTTTCCGTATAGCACACATGGGCTATATCGAGATCTTTGATATAATAGCTGTTATCTCTGCCCTTGAAATCGCTCTGAACGAACTCGGATGGAAATTTACCTGGGGAGCAGGGCTTACTGCTGCGCAGGAAGTTCTTGCAACAGAATATAAATTCTAA
- a CDS encoding Y-family DNA polymerase codes for MKNIVALVDCNNFYASCERVFRPDLEGKPIIVLSNNDGCVVARSNEAKAIGMPFGKPVFKAEYLIKKHNIYVFSSNYALYGDMSHRVMQTLEQFSPDLEIYSIDEAFLGLNGFADRDLTEYGKKIKTTVENWTGIPISIGIAETKTLAKVANRFAKKSKDYKGVLDITDLSEHEIDKFLKKMDVSDIWGVGWQYEKLLKRNNFNTAYDLKYAPDKWVKKNMTVMGLATVFELRGIPSIDLEEVIPHKKEIVSSRSFGRPVETLEEMEEAVATYVTTATEKLRRQKCLASFIQVFVATNRFKPEEPQYSNSYMYELPEATDCTVDFIKHAHENLKKIFRDGYRYKKAGVMLSGIVEQDKYQLNLFTESYFHSRNKLLTEIIDNVNKKWGSDTLHYAATGIQKPWMMKRAHKSPHFTTQWDQIRVVKADDNKE; via the coding sequence ATGAAAAACATCGTTGCACTTGTTGATTGTAATAATTTCTACGCATCATGTGAGCGGGTTTTTCGACCTGACCTTGAGGGTAAACCAATTATTGTTCTCTCAAATAATGATGGCTGTGTTGTAGCTCGTTCTAACGAAGCAAAAGCAATTGGTATGCCTTTTGGAAAACCAGTTTTTAAAGCTGAGTACCTTATTAAAAAACACAACATTTATGTATTCTCCTCCAACTATGCTTTGTATGGCGACATGTCCCACAGAGTAATGCAAACCCTCGAGCAATTCAGCCCAGACCTTGAAATCTACTCGATTGATGAAGCGTTCCTTGGACTCAATGGATTTGCTGATCGAGATCTTACTGAATATGGAAAAAAGATCAAGACAACTGTTGAAAACTGGACCGGCATACCAATCTCAATCGGTATTGCTGAAACCAAAACCTTGGCTAAAGTTGCAAACAGATTCGCCAAGAAAAGCAAAGACTACAAAGGCGTACTAGATATAACTGACCTTTCAGAGCACGAGATCGATAAATTCCTGAAAAAGATGGATGTGTCAGACATCTGGGGAGTGGGCTGGCAATACGAAAAACTCCTGAAACGTAATAATTTCAACACCGCTTACGATCTAAAATATGCTCCGGATAAATGGGTGAAGAAAAATATGACCGTTATGGGGCTTGCTACTGTTTTCGAACTTCGGGGTATCCCGTCGATCGATCTTGAAGAAGTGATTCCTCACAAAAAAGAGATCGTCAGTTCTCGTTCCTTTGGGCGACCGGTTGAAACGCTTGAAGAGATGGAAGAAGCTGTGGCGACATATGTAACAACCGCTACTGAAAAATTAAGAAGGCAGAAATGTCTTGCATCATTCATCCAGGTCTTTGTGGCGACGAATCGATTCAAACCGGAAGAACCACAGTATTCAAACAGTTATATGTATGAGTTGCCGGAAGCGACGGATTGTACAGTTGATTTTATCAAACATGCACACGAAAATCTCAAAAAAATTTTTCGGGATGGATACCGTTATAAGAAGGCAGGCGTGATGCTCAGCGGTATTGTCGAGCAGGATAAATATCAGTTGAATCTCTTTACCGAATCATACTTCCATAGCAGAAATAAACTGCTTACCGAAATCATCGATAATGTAAACAAGAAATGGGGCAGCGATACACTACACTATGCAGCAACTGGCATACAGAAACCATGGATGATGAAGCGCGCTCATAAATCACCGCATTTTACCACGCAATGGGATCAAATTCGGGTGGTTAAAGCAGATGACAACAAGGAGTAA